Proteins encoded together in one Lathyrus oleraceus cultivar Zhongwan6 chromosome 5, CAAS_Psat_ZW6_1.0, whole genome shotgun sequence window:
- the LOC127084937 gene encoding purple acid phosphatase 18 — translation MKLKLILSVLLFVSVTTIADDDYIRPQPRKTLHLPWDSKPSSYPQQVHISLAGDKHMRITWITDDKSAPSVVEYGTLPGKYDSVAEGETTSYSYIFYSSGKIHHTVIGPLEPSSVYFYRCGGQGPEFQLKTPPAQFPISFAVAGDLGQTGWTKSTLDHIGQCKYDVNLIPGDLSYADYIQRRWDTFGRLVQPLASARPWMVTQGNHEVEHLPLLKEGFISYNSRWKMPFEESGSSSNLYYSFEVAGAHIIMLGSYDDYDVHSEQYRWLKTDLSKVDRKRTPWLLVIFHVPWYNSNTAHQGEGSDMMKTMEPLLYAAKVDLAFAGHVHAYERSKRVYNGKLDPCGAVHITIGDGGNKEGLAHTYIDPPPKWSEFREASFGHGELKLVNSTHAFWSWHRNDDDEPVKSDDIWITSLVSSGCVEQNRNELEHALVTP, via the exons ATGAAACTCAAACTCATTCTGTCGGTTTTATTGTTCGTGTCAGTAACCACCATTGCTGATGATGATTACATTCGACCTCAGCCTCGAAAAACGTTACATCTTCCCTGGGATTCAAAACCCTCTTCTTATCCTCAGCAG GTACACATTTCTTTGGCAGGAGACAAACACATGAGAATTACCTGGATCACTGATGACAAATCTGCACCTTCAGTTGTAGAATATGGAACATTGCCAGGGAAATACGATTCTGTAGCTGAAGGAGAGACAACCTCTTACAGTTACATTTTCTATAGCTCAGGAAAGATACACCATACAGTAATAGGCCCTTTAGAGCCGAGTTCTGTTTACTTTTACCGATGCGGTGGACAAGGTCCCGAGTTCCAGCTCAAAACACCTCCAGCTCAATTTCCGATTTCTTTTGCTGTGGCTGGAGATCTTGGCCAAACCGGTTGGACTAAATCAACGTTAGATCACATCGGCCAATGCAAATATGATGTTAACCTGATTCCTGGTGATCTTTCATATGCCGATTATATCCAGCGTCGTTGGGACACGTTTGGTAGGCTTGTGCAGCCGCTTGCTAGCGCTAGACCATGGATGGTAACACAAGGGAACCATGAAGTGGAACATCTACCATTGTTAAAGGAGGGATTTATATCCTATAATTCTAGATGGAAAATGCCGTTTGAGGAAAGTGGATCGAGTTCGAATCTCTATTATTCTTTTGAAGTTGCCGGTGCTCACATTATCATGCTTGGTTCATATGACGATTATGACGTGCACTCGGAACAATATAGATGGCTAAAG ACAGATCTGTCGAAGGTGGACAGGAAAAGAACACCCTGGTTGCTTGTCATATTTCATGTCCCGTGGTATAATAGTAACACGGCTCATCAAGGTGAAGGTAGCGATATGATGAAAACCATGGAGCCGTTGCTTTATGCTGCTAAAGTTGATTTAGCTTTTGCCGGTCATGTGCACGCATATGAACGCTCG AAACGTGTATATAATGGAAAACTTGATCCTTGTGGTGCTGTTCATATAACAATTGGTGATGGAGGGAACAAAGAAGGCTTAGCTCATAC GTATATAGATCCACCTCCAAAGTGGTCAGAATTTCGTGAAGCAAGTTTCGGTCATGGTGAGCTAAAGCTTGTAAACTCAACGCATGCGTTTTGGAGTTGGCACCGGAATGACGATGATGAGCCGGTAAAATCTGATGATATTTGGATTACCTCTTTAGTCAGCTCAGGTTGTGTTGAACAGAACAGAAATGAACTTGAGCATGCACTTGTGACACCTTAA